From the bacterium genome, the window GAGCCCCCACACGCTCAGCACCAGCCACGCCGACTCGATGGCGGCGCTCGACAGGTTGAAGTCGTAGACCAGCGAGACCAGGATCAGGCCGGAGCCGACGGCGTTGGCCAGCGAGTAGCGCGGGTCCTCCTGGCGCAGGCGGCCGGACTGCAGCAGCGCGTAGGCGGCGAGCGTGAGCGCGACGCCCAGCAGGCCGGCCAGGTCCGGCGGGCCGGGGATCACGCCGGCGCCTTCGCGAAGAGGTTGCGCACGCGGGCGAGCCAGTTGCCGCGCTCGTCGATCAGGCGGCGCAGGGTCGGCAGGGCGTCGCGGGCCGCTTCGTAGCCGCAGCGGCGGCAAGCTTCGGCGTGGCGGAAATCGGACCAGTGGTACGCGGACACGTCCGGCGAGATCACGAAGTCGGCGGTGCGGATCACCAGGGAATCCAGGCGCAGCCGGGCGACGGCGTCGCTGCGCAGGATCACGTCCATGCCGGTGCGGTACTCGGCCTTGCCGGGCGCGAACGACGGGATGTCCACGGCGATCACCAGTTCCGCGCCCAGGTCGCGGCAGGTCTCGATCGGCACGCGGTACGGGGCGCCGCCGTCGACGACCAGTCGGCCGGAACGGGCCAGCGGCGGGAACACCCCGGGCACCGCGGCGCTGGCGTAGATGGCGTCGAGCAGGTCGCCCGCGCGGAACACCACGCGTTCCCCCGCGACCAGGTCCAGCCCCACGGCCGCGAACGGCAACCCGATCTGGGCGAAGTCGCGGGCGTGGAACATCTGCGCGAGGGGATGGCGCAGGCGCGATTCGTCGACCAGGCAGGGGCGCGTCACGGTCTTGACGGCGAGGAACTTCTTGTGGAGCGTGTCGACCAGTTCGTGGAAGCGGCCGGCGTCCTCCTCGGAGCCGGAGCCCTTCGGGACGAAGGGCGCCCAGGTCTCCAGGAACTCGGGGTCCTGGGCGAATCGCGCCAGCCGGCGCCAGGACTCGGCGGCGTCCAGGGTCTCGGCGTAGAGCCCGCCGACGATGGCGCCCATGCTGGTGCCGGCGAGGCACGACGGCACGAGGCCGGCCTCCTCGAGGGC encodes:
- a CDS encoding cyclic nucleotide-binding protein, with the translated sequence MIPGPPDLAGLLGVALTLAAYALLQSGRLRQEDPRYSLANAVGSGLILVSLVYDFNLSSAAIESAWLVLSVWGL
- a CDS encoding patatin-like phospholipase family protein, which translates into the protein MSATPVIGLALGSGGARGLAHAGVLQALEEAGLVPSCLAGTSMGAIVGGLYAETLDAAESWRRLARFAQDPEFLETWAPFVPKGSGSEEDAGRFHELVDTLHKKFLAVKTVTRPCLVDESRLRHPLAQMFHARDFAQIGLPFAAVGLDLVAGERVVFRAGDLLDAIYASAAVPGVFPPLARSGRLVVDGGAPYRVPIETCRDLGAELVIAVDIPSFAPGKAEYRTGMDVILRSDAVARLRLDSLVIRTADFVISPDVSAYHWSDFRHAEACRRCGYEAARDALPTLRRLIDERGNWLARVRNLFAKAPA